In Dysgonomonadaceae bacterium zrk40, one genomic interval encodes:
- a CDS encoding DUF4468 domain-containing protein — protein sequence MKKTFIFLLISLFSTSVFSQFKLTIDGFFTEDDKEYLVLNYPEKSAEEMYNQTLMFIHSVYKIPDAVINEVKNEMITVSGFKKDAVGTGKVLGSYLAVWDLQYTISFQFKDDRVRINAPNFECTGNSDGKETRLVLHGKNSIVTPTRSLFKKDGKPNMKDSIKMLESFFNDFCTQYDNFIKNKETDDDW from the coding sequence ATGAAAAAGACATTTATCTTCTTATTAATTTCATTATTTAGTACAAGCGTTTTTTCTCAATTCAAACTTACTATTGACGGTTTTTTTACTGAAGATGACAAAGAATATCTTGTACTAAATTACCCTGAGAAAAGTGCTGAGGAGATGTATAATCAAACTCTAATGTTTATTCACTCTGTATACAAAATTCCTGATGCTGTTATTAACGAAGTTAAAAATGAAATGATAACCGTTAGTGGCTTTAAAAAAGATGCTGTCGGTACTGGTAAGGTTCTAGGGTCTTATCTAGCTGTGTGGGATTTACAATATACAATATCTTTCCAATTCAAAGATGATAGGGTACGTATCAATGCTCCCAATTTTGAATGTACAGGTAATTCTGATGGAAAAGAAACAAGGTTAGTCCTTCACGGGAAAAATAGTATTGTTACCCCAACAAGATCACTTTTTAAGAAGGATGGTAAACCAAATATGAAAGACTCAATAAAGATGTTAGAGTCTTTTTTCAATGATTTTTGTACTCAGTATGACAATTTCATCAAGAACAAAGAAACAGATGACGACTGGTAA
- a CDS encoding MCP four helix bundle domain-containing protein — protein MIRSLQIKLVLSLSLLVVMLLAAAVMSMREFRNMGDSVKGVLNNNFSSIEAAKRMMDALEREDSGLLLWIIGEQEEGSQTIHASHAIIRSALEDAVKNITETDEPRHISDITESYDAYHASVLSILEGALPPAEAKEIYNSETQSLFFSAKETVNALLMLNQEQMYHQSEIIQERSRRAMMPAFISLAAAVLFALLLFYFIRIYFFRPIKKLTESIRDYYPEKGRLDSCIATRDEFNQLEEELNNFISRLLWRREQPKE, from the coding sequence ATGATCCGTTCACTACAAATAAAACTGGTACTGAGTCTCTCACTCCTCGTGGTGATGCTGCTGGCCGCAGCAGTCATGTCGATGAGGGAGTTCCGCAACATGGGCGACTCGGTGAAAGGGGTGCTCAACAACAACTTCAGCTCCATCGAAGCAGCAAAGCGGATGATGGATGCACTGGAACGGGAGGACAGCGGACTCCTGCTCTGGATCATCGGAGAGCAGGAAGAGGGATCCCAAACCATTCATGCATCACATGCCATCATCCGCAGTGCACTGGAGGATGCTGTGAAGAACATCACCGAGACCGATGAGCCTCGCCACATCTCCGACATCACCGAAAGCTATGATGCCTACCATGCCTCCGTCCTCTCCATCCTCGAAGGGGCGTTACCTCCGGCAGAAGCGAAAGAGATCTACAACAGCGAGACACAATCGCTCTTCTTCAGTGCCAAAGAGACGGTGAATGCGCTGTTGATGCTCAACCAGGAACAGATGTACCATCAGTCGGAGATCATCCAGGAACGCTCCCGCAGGGCCATGATGCCCGCCTTCATCTCGCTCGCCGCAGCAGTCCTGTTTGCCCTGCTGCTCTTCTATTTCATCAGGATCTACTTCTTCCGTCCGATAAAAAAACTGACGGAGAGCATCCGCGACTATTACCCCGAGAAAGGAAGGCTCGATAGCTGCATCGCCACACGCGATGAGTTCAATCAGCTCGAAGAGGAGCTGAACAACTTCATATCGCGCCTGTTGTGGCGAAGAGAACAACCTAAAGAATAG
- a CDS encoding transposase, giving the protein MVRAVMKKLVFFYYNDGSRSQQTVGTLLKSFTGYLQSDRWQAYNVFDKEDQVCLVGCMVHIRRYYEKALNENKALAEHAIRPVALSRKNFMFCGNHEAAGNTAIICSLLTSCKEQGVNPREWLIDVIGKMPYYQKPGNDENLKKLLPNYWKNKGN; this is encoded by the coding sequence ATGGTGAGAGCGGTCATGAAGAAACTGGTTTTCTTTTATTACAACGATGGTTCCAGGTCTCAACAAACCGTAGGTACCCTGCTGAAATCCTTTACCGGTTACCTGCAAAGTGACAGGTGGCAAGCCTACAATGTCTTTGACAAGGAGGATCAGGTGTGTCTCGTTGGCTGCATGGTCCACATAAGGCGCTATTACGAGAAGGCCTTGAATGAAAATAAAGCACTGGCAGAACATGCCATCCGCCCCGTTGCCCTGTCTCGAAAGAACTTCATGTTCTGTGGCAACCACGAGGCAGCCGGTAACACGGCCATCATCTGTTCCCTGTTGACCTCATGCAAGGAGCAAGGGGTGAATCCTCGGGAGTGGCTCATCGATGTGATAGGCAAGATGCCTTATTACCAGAAACCGGGGAATGATGAAAACCTGAAGAAGCTTTTGCCGAATTACTGGAAAAACAAAGGAAACTAG
- a CDS encoding IS66 family insertion sequence element accessory protein TnpB, whose product MKPVSKEEFLAILERQQKSGLSIKDFCANESYTVSSFHYWKTKFGLTRPYNNHAPDAPTDMLAPININLPIKAPVSSPASSPRSSQGEIRIKLPGGIQVSFIGSAQAEIAINLLNQICSRHVLPE is encoded by the coding sequence ATGAAGCCTGTAAGCAAAGAAGAATTCCTGGCGATACTGGAACGCCAACAGAAGAGCGGGTTAAGCATCAAGGACTTTTGTGCGAACGAGTCCTATACGGTCTCCAGCTTCCACTACTGGAAAACCAAGTTCGGACTCACCCGGCCCTATAACAATCATGCGCCGGATGCACCCACGGACATGCTGGCACCAATCAACATAAACCTGCCCATAAAAGCCCCTGTATCCTCGCCGGCTTCATCCCCTCGCAGCAGTCAGGGAGAGATCAGGATCAAACTACCGGGAGGTATCCAGGTCAGCTTCATTGGTAGTGCCCAGGCAGAGATCGCGATCAATTTACTGAATCAAATCTGCTCACGCCATGTTCTGCCTGAATGA
- a CDS encoding transposase — translation MDKLLAQIAWFTRQFYGRKSEKLSQLHPGQLSLFETIADEEERLAEIEAARAAAQKQIEEQTQTRKVTRQRKNTCGW, via the coding sequence ATGGATAAGCTGCTGGCACAGATCGCCTGGTTCACCCGCCAGTTCTACGGTCGTAAAAGCGAGAAACTCTCCCAGCTGCATCCGGGCCAGCTCTCCCTGTTTGAAACGATTGCAGACGAAGAGGAAAGGCTTGCCGAGATCGAAGCGGCCCGTGCTGCTGCCCAGAAGCAGATAGAAGAGCAGACGCAAACAAGGAAAGTCACAAGGCAAAGAAAGAATACTTGTGGATGGTGA
- a CDS encoding 4-phosphoerythronate dehydrogenase, whose protein sequence is MRKLRILADAHIPYLRGVAEQLGEVEYLPGNQFTREAIHDKDALIVRTVTHFGEEILSGSNVQLICSATIGYDHIDTAWCDQNNVAWRTAPGCNAASVEQYITSSLLLLAHKHRFNLQAMTIGIVGVGNVGSKVAAACRKLGMRVLLNDPPREEREGKGLFTDLDTIRREAHFITFHTPLTRTGKHATHHLAGEQFYEHLPMKPFIFNAARGGVTCNLSLTRALQQGTVRGAVIDCWENEPNISGELLQLVDIATPHIAGYSADGKWTATKMSLENLIQHFAMDATPHYAAIPAPEEPLIDLKDIPLEAQLAHAVWHTYQPLQETSALKASPQQFYRFRSEYPLRREYHAFTVRHAHPTIAETLQQLGFTVA, encoded by the coding sequence ATGAGAAAATTAAGGATCCTGGCCGACGCCCACATCCCCTACCTGAGAGGCGTTGCCGAGCAGCTGGGCGAAGTGGAATACCTGCCGGGCAACCAATTTACCCGTGAGGCGATACACGACAAGGATGCCTTGATCGTGCGCACGGTGACCCACTTCGGGGAGGAGATCCTCAGCGGGAGCAACGTGCAGCTCATCTGCTCCGCCACCATCGGCTACGACCACATCGACACCGCCTGGTGCGACCAAAACAACGTCGCCTGGCGCACCGCCCCCGGATGCAACGCCGCCTCCGTGGAGCAGTACATCACCTCCTCACTCCTGTTGCTGGCGCACAAACACCGGTTCAACCTGCAGGCCATGACCATCGGCATCGTGGGCGTGGGCAACGTGGGGAGCAAGGTAGCCGCCGCCTGCCGCAAGCTGGGCATGCGGGTGCTGCTCAACGACCCTCCCCGCGAAGAGCGCGAGGGCAAGGGGCTCTTCACCGACCTCGATACCATCCGCCGGGAAGCCCATTTCATCACCTTCCACACGCCGCTCACCCGCACGGGGAAGCATGCCACCCATCACCTTGCCGGGGAGCAATTCTATGAGCACCTTCCCATGAAACCCTTCATCTTCAACGCTGCCCGCGGAGGAGTCACCTGCAACCTCTCCCTCACCAGGGCGCTGCAACAGGGCACCGTGCGGGGTGCCGTGATCGACTGCTGGGAGAACGAACCCAACATCAGTGGGGAGTTGCTTCAGCTGGTGGACATCGCCACCCCCCATATCGCCGGATACAGTGCGGACGGCAAGTGGACCGCCACGAAGATGAGCCTCGAAAACCTGATTCAGCACTTCGCAATGGATGCAACGCCCCACTATGCCGCGATACCGGCTCCGGAAGAACCCCTCATCGATTTGAAGGATATCCCCCTGGAGGCACAACTGGCACATGCCGTGTGGCACACCTACCAACCGTTGCAAGAGACCTCCGCATTGAAGGCATCGCCCCAACAGTTCTACCGTTTCCGCTCGGAGTACCCCCTGCGCAGGGAGTACCATGCCTTCACGGTCCGCCATGCCCATCCAACAATCGCAGAGACGCTTCAGCAGCTCGGATTCACCGTTGCATAG
- a CDS encoding TrkH family potassium uptake protein: MVRNRVVIKYLGYILLFNALFLFIAALISLYHRESSLNALLFSATMCAALGTFPYLFVEKVEELRFHEGLAISVLGWLLTCIVGMMPYYIWGGEFTLTNAFFESVSGFTTTGASILTNVEALPMGLLFWRSSTSFIGGVGIILFVLLVLPEKKGVQSSFYRAEVSDLSKMSFRTRSRHIVRIIATVYFSLIITETILLKLLGMSFFDAVCHSLSTIATSGFSTRNLSIAAFNDARIEMVITLFMLLSSMHFGLIYATMTGKKHNIFTSRPSRMYMIVVATGILLIAFQLFHEARYSLGDSFRYAAFQVVSLTSTTGLVTADTSLWPLFSIVVLIYFSFQCGMVGSTAGGIKFDRIYLFFHSVRKQLKLILHPNGIYTVKMDKRTIEHEMELQIMVFIILYFFTFFVTALLLSLMGLDGVTAFSASFATIGNVGPGYGDVSSFGNYAAMPTAAKYLLSANMLLGRLEIMNIFALFVMAGRK, from the coding sequence ATGGTACGCAATAGGGTCGTCATCAAGTATCTCGGTTATATCCTGCTGTTCAACGCACTTTTTTTGTTCATCGCCGCCCTCATCTCCCTCTACCACCGTGAGAGCTCCCTCAACGCGCTGCTGTTCAGTGCCACCATGTGTGCCGCCCTGGGCACCTTCCCCTACCTCTTCGTGGAGAAGGTAGAAGAGCTGCGCTTCCATGAGGGACTCGCCATCAGTGTGCTGGGGTGGCTGCTCACCTGCATCGTGGGGATGATGCCCTACTACATCTGGGGCGGAGAGTTCACCCTCACCAACGCCTTCTTTGAAAGCGTCTCAGGCTTCACCACCACCGGCGCCAGCATCCTCACCAACGTGGAAGCCTTGCCCATGGGACTGCTCTTCTGGCGCTCCTCCACCTCCTTCATTGGCGGTGTGGGCATCATCCTGTTCGTGCTGCTGGTACTCCCCGAAAAGAAAGGAGTGCAATCCAGCTTCTACCGTGCCGAGGTCTCCGATCTCTCCAAGATGAGCTTCCGCACCCGTTCGCGCCACATCGTGCGCATCATCGCTACCGTCTATTTCTCGCTCATCATCACCGAGACCATCCTGTTGAAACTGCTGGGCATGAGCTTCTTCGACGCCGTCTGCCACTCGCTCTCCACCATCGCCACCTCCGGCTTCTCCACCCGCAACCTGAGCATCGCCGCCTTCAACGACGCCCGCATCGAGATGGTGATCACCCTCTTCATGTTGCTCAGCAGCATGCACTTCGGACTTATCTACGCCACCATGACCGGCAAGAAGCACAACATCTTCACCTCGCGACCCAGCAGGATGTACATGATCGTTGTCGCCACCGGCATCCTGCTCATCGCCTTTCAGCTGTTCCATGAAGCCAGGTACAGCCTGGGCGATTCGTTCCGCTACGCCGCCTTCCAGGTGGTCTCGCTCACCAGCACCACGGGACTCGTCACCGCCGACACATCCCTCTGGCCCCTCTTCTCCATCGTCGTGCTCATCTACTTCTCTTTCCAGTGCGGCATGGTAGGCTCCACGGCCGGCGGCATCAAGTTCGACCGTATCTACCTCTTCTTCCACTCCGTCCGCAAGCAGCTGAAGCTCATCCTCCACCCCAACGGCATCTACACCGTGAAGATGGACAAGCGAACCATCGAGCATGAGATGGAGCTGCAAATCATGGTCTTCATCATCCTCTACTTCTTCACCTTCTTCGTCACCGCGTTGCTGCTCTCCCTCATGGGGCTCGATGGCGTCACCGCCTTCTCCGCCTCCTTCGCCACCATCGGCAACGTCGGTCCCGGTTACGGAGACGTGAGCTCCTTCGGCAACTACGCCGCCATGCCCACTGCGGCCAAGTACCTCCTCTCGGCCAACATGCTGCTGGGGCGTCTGGAGATCATGAACATCTTTGCCCTCTTCGTGATGGCAGGCCGCAAATAA
- a CDS encoding nucleotidyl transferase AbiEii/AbiGii toxin family protein has translation MNLHHDSLLFSQTLRAASQHLKINIGFVEKDYWITLLLRRLSGSKYSDEAIFKGGTSLSKGYRLIDRFSEDVDLAIVNTTHKTGNEIKTIIRHLEKEITGELTEFQEEGITSKGSRYRKSLFRYPTIQKNDPNNRLIVEVNSFANPIPFQKRIIQSMVFDFLDQTYNQSFIDAYQLHPFEINILNKEQTLLEKLVSIIRFSLDRDPVPSVSSKIRHFYDLYFLAKDDDCMQCIQSDTFKQQFLTLLEHDKMMFDEPTGWTSRSIAESPLIRNFDSLWSKIKDQYQSELSALAYRPIPDENDVAQTFIRLSQRIV, from the coding sequence ATGAATCTGCATCACGACTCACTACTCTTTTCTCAAACACTGAGAGCGGCATCCCAGCATCTCAAGATCAACATCGGTTTTGTGGAGAAGGATTATTGGATTACTTTGCTCCTGCGTAGATTGTCTGGCAGCAAGTACAGCGATGAGGCGATTTTCAAAGGTGGTACCTCTCTCTCCAAAGGATACCGGCTCATTGACCGGTTCTCGGAAGATGTCGACTTGGCAATTGTCAACACAACCCATAAAACAGGAAATGAAATCAAAACGATCATTCGTCATCTCGAAAAGGAGATAACAGGAGAGCTTACAGAATTTCAGGAGGAGGGAATCACAAGCAAAGGTTCCCGCTACAGGAAGTCGCTTTTCAGGTACCCAACCATTCAGAAGAACGACCCCAACAACCGGCTGATTGTCGAGGTCAACTCATTTGCGAACCCTATCCCCTTTCAGAAACGGATTATTCAAAGCATGGTGTTCGACTTTCTGGACCAGACGTACAATCAATCGTTCATTGATGCATATCAGCTGCATCCCTTCGAGATCAATATCCTGAACAAGGAACAAACGCTCCTGGAGAAGTTGGTATCGATCATTCGCTTCTCGCTGGACCGGGACCCTGTCCCATCTGTTTCATCCAAGATCAGGCATTTCTATGATCTGTATTTTCTGGCCAAGGATGATGATTGTATGCAGTGCATACAGTCAGACACATTTAAACAGCAATTTCTCACACTTTTGGAACACGACAAGATGATGTTCGATGAACCAACGGGATGGACCAGCAGGTCCATAGCTGAATCACCCTTGATTCGCAATTTTGATTCCCTATGGAGCAAGATAAAGGATCAATACCAATCTGAATTATCCGCCCTGGCTTATCGTCCCATTCCCGATGAAAATGACGTAGCTCAAACATTCATCCGATTATCCCAGCGAATTGTGTGA
- a CDS encoding tyrosine--tRNA ligase, with protein MNFVEELRWRGMVHDVMPGTEELLLKGQTSGYLGIDPTADSLHIGHLVGVMMLKHLQRSGHTPVALVGGATGMIGDPSMKSAERNLLDEATLRHNQEAIKQQLAKFLDFESDIPNRAILVNNYDWMKDYSFLNFIRDIGKHLTVNYMMAKDSVKKRLSGESSEGMSFTEFSYQLLQGYDFLHLYREKGVRLQVGGSDQWGNITTGTELIRRVEGGEAFALVCPLITKADGGKFGKTESGNVWLDRRYTTPYQFYQFWLNVSDADAEKYIKIFTSLTREEIEALVSEQQAAPHLRPLQKRLAEEVTVMVHSREDYEMAVNASQILFGRSTSEMLRSIDETTFLQVFEGVPQFAVSREKLAEGIKAVDLLTDDAAVFPSKGEMRKTVQAGGVMINKEKLEQYDEEINHSHLIGDKYILAQRGKKSYFLLIAE; from the coding sequence ATGAATTTTGTGGAAGAGCTCCGCTGGCGCGGCATGGTACACGATGTGATGCCCGGCACCGAGGAGCTTTTACTGAAAGGACAGACATCCGGCTACCTGGGCATCGACCCCACGGCCGACTCATTGCACATAGGCCACCTGGTGGGGGTGATGATGCTCAAGCACCTGCAGCGCTCCGGGCACACGCCCGTAGCCCTCGTGGGCGGTGCCACCGGCATGATCGGCGACCCCTCCATGAAGTCCGCCGAGCGCAACCTGCTCGACGAGGCAACGCTGCGCCACAACCAGGAAGCCATCAAGCAACAGCTTGCCAAGTTCCTCGATTTCGAGAGCGACATCCCCAACCGTGCCATCCTGGTCAACAACTACGACTGGATGAAAGACTACAGCTTCCTGAACTTCATCCGCGACATCGGCAAGCACCTCACCGTCAACTACATGATGGCCAAAGACTCCGTGAAGAAGCGGCTCAGCGGCGAGTCCAGTGAAGGAATGTCCTTCACCGAGTTCTCCTACCAGCTGCTGCAGGGATATGACTTCCTGCACCTCTACCGCGAGAAGGGCGTCCGCCTGCAGGTGGGCGGCTCCGACCAGTGGGGCAACATCACCACCGGCACCGAGCTCATCCGCCGTGTGGAGGGAGGCGAAGCCTTCGCCCTCGTCTGCCCCCTCATCACCAAGGCCGATGGCGGCAAGTTCGGCAAGACCGAGAGCGGCAACGTATGGCTCGACCGGCGCTACACCACCCCCTACCAGTTCTACCAGTTCTGGCTCAACGTGAGCGATGCCGATGCGGAGAAATACATCAAGATCTTCACCTCCCTCACCCGTGAGGAGATCGAGGCACTCGTCAGCGAGCAGCAAGCCGCACCCCACCTCCGTCCCCTGCAGAAGCGACTGGCCGAAGAGGTCACCGTGATGGTACACTCGCGCGAAGACTATGAGATGGCGGTCAACGCCTCGCAGATCCTCTTCGGGCGCTCCACCTCCGAGATGCTGCGCTCCATCGACGAAACCACCTTCCTGCAGGTGTTTGAAGGCGTACCCCAGTTCGCCGTCTCCCGCGAGAAGCTGGCCGAAGGCATCAAGGCCGTCGACCTGCTGACCGATGATGCCGCCGTCTTTCCCTCCAAGGGAGAGATGCGCAAGACCGTGCAGGCCGGCGGTGTGATGATCAACAAGGAGAAGCTGGAGCAGTATGACGAGGAGATCAACCACTCCCACCTCATTGGCGACAAGTATATCCTGGCGCAGCGCGGCAAGAAAAGCTACTTCCTGCTCATCGCAGAATAG
- a CDS encoding ATP-binding protein codes for MEKWIYSLIRSYYETNRNALLITGARQIGKTYSIREFGKTFKSFVEINFIENPNAVSVFKGAKSSSDILLRLSAITTKPLIKGETLIFFDEVQVYPEIVTAIKFLVDEGSYRYILSGSLLGVGLKDLRSEPVGYMGVKDMYPLDFEEFISGVGINKQIIESLRHSWENRTPVDDFIHSKMMELFRLYLVVGGMPAAVSKYIESNNLQEVMVIQQDIIRLYKRDIAQYDPKNKLNIEEIFNLIPSELNAKNKRFILKRLNEHAKYERYQNSFLWLKNAGVALPIYNIEEPKVPLLLSHSRSLFKLFQSDIGLLAAQYAEGIQLRIIKGDKDINFGSIYENAVAQELVAHGIEPYYYNNKKRGELDFVIELGGRIIPIEVKSGKDYDVHRALSNIMDCDEYILPEAIVFNNDNLSVEGKFTYAPIYMAMFLEKSYAAPEFYKVDLSGLM; via the coding sequence TTGGAAAAGTGGATATATTCACTTATACGTAGTTATTACGAAACAAATCGTAATGCTCTCCTTATTACAGGTGCTCGACAGATTGGTAAGACTTATTCTATTCGCGAATTTGGCAAGACTTTTAAGAGCTTCGTTGAAATCAACTTTATTGAAAATCCAAATGCAGTATCTGTTTTCAAAGGAGCAAAGAGTAGCTCGGACATTCTACTTCGACTTTCTGCAATAACAACCAAACCGTTGATTAAAGGAGAAACATTAATCTTTTTTGATGAGGTTCAAGTGTATCCGGAAATTGTTACAGCTATTAAATTCTTGGTAGATGAGGGTTCATATAGATACATCTTAAGTGGTTCATTGCTTGGCGTGGGACTTAAAGATCTTCGTTCAGAGCCTGTTGGTTATATGGGTGTAAAGGATATGTATCCTCTCGACTTTGAAGAATTTATATCTGGTGTAGGTATCAATAAACAAATTATTGAATCATTACGCCATTCATGGGAAAACAGGACTCCAGTAGATGATTTCATTCATTCGAAGATGATGGAACTCTTCCGTCTCTATTTAGTCGTGGGTGGTATGCCTGCAGCTGTAAGCAAATACATTGAGAGCAACAACCTGCAAGAGGTTATGGTCATACAACAAGATATCATTCGACTATACAAACGTGATATTGCACAGTACGATCCCAAGAATAAGTTGAACATTGAGGAGATCTTTAATCTTATCCCCTCTGAACTGAACGCCAAAAACAAACGATTTATTTTGAAACGCTTGAATGAGCATGCGAAATATGAACGCTATCAGAATAGTTTCTTGTGGCTAAAGAATGCAGGTGTTGCTTTGCCTATATATAATATTGAAGAACCAAAAGTTCCTTTGTTGCTTTCACACTCAAGGAGTCTGTTTAAGCTTTTTCAAAGTGATATTGGTTTGCTTGCGGCTCAATATGCCGAGGGAATACAATTACGTATTATCAAAGGAGATAAGGATATAAATTTTGGCTCCATATACGAAAACGCAGTAGCTCAAGAATTAGTCGCGCATGGAATAGAACCTTACTACTATAACAACAAGAAGCGTGGGGAACTTGACTTCGTTATTGAATTAGGAGGAAGAATTATCCCTATAGAGGTGAAATCAGGTAAAGATTATGATGTACATCGCGCCCTGTCAAACATTATGGACTGTGATGAGTATATTCTTCCTGAAGCCATTGTTTTCAATAATGACAATCTTAGTGTAGAAGGTAAATTTACTTACGCGCCAATCTATATGGCAATGTTCTTAGAAAAGAGCTATGCAGCACCTGAGTTTTATAAAGTAGATTTGAGTGGGTTGATGTAG
- a CDS encoding tetratricopeptide repeat protein translates to MKKKSFYLSFLLMMGVALFTTSCSSKLKPLSQNNFNVTPSPMETVGNQVPVTINGTFPEKWFHKNGIVTITPILKYGDKELAGTPYSFQGENIAGNRTTISNSRGGNFTMSSTFPYSEEMIFSELFLRFDGSIKKKRSPLPDLKVADGVIATSALADVRTTTPSVAPDGFQRIIKEAQEASIMFVIQQANLRQSELNKRDLNDWKRRVEEAFNDPRQNINVEVSAYASPDGGLSLNEQLAAKREQNTSGYLEEELKKRNIDTDVYARYTAEDWEGFRQLVSASDLQDKELILRVLEMYPDSETREREIKNISYVFEDLATTILPQLRRSRIVANIEIVGKSDEEIMTAWNNSPKELTVEELLYASSLTDDEQVKERIYQYVTANFSDDYRGWNNIGTMFYKQGDYSKAAQAFNRAAQVNPSAAEVNMNKALLALMENKTDEANELLGRSAGASGLDEAMGLYSMLQGNYNQAVGAYGNSVSNNAGLAHLLVRDYNKAKQTLEAIEQPDATTAYLLAIIASRTNNFNEVVSNLRSAIAHDPAIAQKALKDLEFAKYLTNQEFRSLLN, encoded by the coding sequence ATGAAAAAAAAATCCTTCTATTTGTCATTTTTACTGATGATGGGGGTGGCACTCTTCACCACCTCCTGCAGCAGTAAGCTGAAACCACTCTCTCAGAACAACTTCAACGTAACCCCCTCCCCCATGGAGACGGTGGGCAACCAGGTACCGGTAACCATCAACGGCACCTTCCCTGAAAAGTGGTTCCACAAGAACGGTATCGTCACCATCACCCCCATCCTGAAGTATGGCGACAAAGAGCTGGCCGGCACACCCTACAGTTTCCAGGGAGAGAACATCGCCGGCAACCGTACCACCATCTCCAACAGCCGTGGTGGCAACTTCACCATGAGCAGCACCTTCCCCTACAGCGAGGAGATGATCTTCTCAGAGCTCTTCCTTCGTTTCGACGGCAGCATCAAGAAGAAGAGATCACCCCTGCCCGACCTCAAGGTGGCAGATGGTGTCATCGCCACCTCCGCCCTGGCAGACGTGCGCACCACCACACCCTCGGTAGCCCCCGACGGGTTCCAGCGCATCATCAAGGAGGCACAGGAAGCAAGCATCATGTTCGTCATCCAGCAGGCCAACCTGCGTCAGAGCGAGCTCAACAAGCGTGACCTGAACGACTGGAAACGACGTGTTGAAGAAGCCTTCAACGATCCGCGTCAAAACATCAACGTGGAGGTATCGGCCTACGCCTCACCCGACGGTGGCCTCTCCCTCAACGAGCAGCTTGCCGCCAAGCGTGAGCAGAACACCTCCGGTTACCTGGAAGAAGAGCTGAAGAAGCGCAACATCGACACCGATGTCTATGCCCGCTACACCGCCGAAGACTGGGAAGGCTTCCGCCAGCTGGTATCCGCCTCCGACCTGCAGGACAAAGAGCTGATCCTGCGCGTGCTGGAGATGTACCCCGACTCAGAGACCCGCGAGCGTGAGATCAAGAACATCTCCTACGTCTTTGAAGATCTGGCCACCACCATCCTGCCGCAGCTGCGTCGTTCGCGCATCGTGGCCAACATCGAGATCGTGGGCAAGTCCGACGAGGAGATCATGACCGCCTGGAACAACAGCCCCAAGGAGTTGACGGTAGAAGAGCTGCTCTACGCCTCCTCGCTCACCGACGATGAGCAGGTGAAGGAACGCATCTACCAGTACGTTACCGCCAACTTCTCAGACGACTACCGCGGATGGAACAACATCGGCACCATGTTCTACAAGCAGGGCGATTACAGCAAGGCCGCACAGGCATTCAACCGTGCCGCCCAGGTGAACCCCTCCGCCGCCGAGGTGAACATGAACAAGGCACTGCTGGCCCTTATGGAGAACAAGACAGACGAAGCCAACGAGCTGCTGGGCCGCTCCGCCGGAGCCTCCGGTCTGGATGAAGCCATGGGCCTTTACAGCATGTTGCAAGGTAACTACAACCAGGCTGTTGGTGCCTATGGCAACTCCGTCTCCAACAACGCCGGTCTGGCCCACCTGCTGGTAAGAGACTACAACAAGGCCAAGCAAACGCTCGAAGCAATTGAGCAGCCCGATGCCACCACCGCCTACCTGCTGGCCATCATCGCCTCCAGGACCAACAACTTCAACGAGGTGGTCTCCAACCTGCGCTCCGCCATTGCGCACGACCCCGCCATCGCACAAAAGGCACTCAAGGACCTTGAGTTCGCGAAATACCTCACCAACCAGGAGTTCCGCTCGCTGCTGAACTAA